Within the Agromyces ramosus genome, the region GTTCGCCACGTGGGCGTCGACCCTCGCGACCTCGCAGGTCACCGAGTTCACCGGCGTGTGGGCCACGTTCGCGAGCGATGAGAAGACCCACGCCGCCGAGCAGGACCAGCTGCCCTCGACGCACCCGATCGTCGCCGAGATCGCCGACCTCGCCGACGTCGAGGTCAACTTCGACGCGATCACCTACGACAAGGGCGCCTCGGTGCTGAAGCAGCTCGTCGCCTGGGTCGGCCTCGACGCGTTCCAGCGCGGTGTCGGCGCGTACCTCACCGCGCACGCCGGCGGCAACGCCACACTCCGCGACCTGCTCGACGAGCTCGAGCGCGCGAGCGGTCGAGACCTCACCCGGTGGTCCGAACTGTGGCTCGAGACCGCCGGCGTCAACACCATGCGGGCAGTGGTCGAGAGGGATGCCGCGGGCACGATCATCGCGGCACGCATCGAGCAGACGGCGAGCGCGGGGCATCCGACCCTCCGCCCCCATCGCATGGCGATCGGCTGCTACGAGCTCGGCGACGACGGACTGACCCGCACGCACCGCATCGAACTCGACGTCGACGGCGCTGCGACCGAGGTGCCCGAGCTCGTCGGCCGTCGTCACCCCGACCTGCTGCTCGTGAACGACGACGACCTCACGTACGCCAAGGTGCGACTCGACGAGCGCTCGTTCGCGAACGCGACCGAGCACCTGGCGACGATCGCCGACCCGGTCGCGCGTGCCGTGATCCTCGGTTCGGCGTGGGATGCCGTGCGCGACGCCGAGCTGTCGTCGAGCGAGTTCGTGCGGCTCGTGGTCGGCAGCATCGGACACGAGACCCAGTCGGCCGCGCGCGGACTCGCGCTCTCCCGCCTCGAGCTCGCGCTCTCGCGCTACCTCGCGGAGGAGCATCGTGAGCGCATCGCCGCCGAGACCGGCGACGCGCTGTGGGCCTTGGCCGAGCTCGCGCCCGCCGGGTCCGACGCGCAGCTGCAGTTCGTGAAGGCGTTCACCCGCATCGCGGCGACGGCTGCCCACGCCGATGTGCTCGGCAGCCTGCTCGACGGCTCGATCAAGCTCGCCGGGCTCGGCATCGACCTCGACCTTCGGTGGGAGCTCGTCATCGCCAGGGCGACACTCGGCGCGGCATCCGATGAAGAGATCGCCGACGCCCTCGCGCGCGACGACACCGCCAAGGGACGCCAGCTCGCCGAGACCGCGCGCGCTGCACGCCCCGATCAGGCGGTGAAGGATGCCGCGTGGCGGCGGGTCGCCACCGACACGAGCCTCTCGAACGACCTCGCCCGCGCCATCGCCGAGGGCTGGCGACGCACGACGGCACCCGAGCTGCTCGCGGGAACGGCGGTCGAGTACTTCTCGATGCTGCAGTCGGTGTGGGCGAGCCGCAGCTTCACGATGGCCTCCCTCGTGGTCTCGCGCCTGTTCCCCGCTCCGCTCGTGTCCAACGAGCTCGCGGCCATGGCCCGCGACTGGCTCGCGACGAACACCGAGCCGGCACCGCTGCACCGCCTCGTCTCGGAGCAGCTCGCCGAGCTCGAGCGTGCGCTCGCGGCGCAGGCCCGGGATGCCAGCGAGCTCTCGGTCGCGGCTCAGTAGACTTGCTGACCATGTTCGGTGCAGGAGAACCCCCCACGGATCCCAACCCCGTGAGCGGTGAGTGGTGGACGAACATCGCCGCGTACTGGGCGTCCGACTGGGACGTCGTGCTCGGCAAGCTCATCTCGATCGTCATCATCATCGCGATCGCGTTCCTGATCCGCTGGGTGCTGCACTTCGTCATCGACCGGGTTGTCACCCGCATCGTCACGGGCGTCAAGCAGAAGCAGGACGTCACCGACACGCAGGCGCTCCAGGCTTCGCCGCTCGCCGCCGTGCGGCTCGTGCAGCGAACCCGCACGCTCGGCTCCGTGCTCACGAACATCGTCAACGTGACCCTGTTCATCATCGTGGTGCTGCTCATCGTCAACACGATCAACGATGCGATCCTCGGCTCGTTCGCACTGCTCACCGCCGCGGTCGGCGCTGGCCTCGGCTTCGGTGCGCAGAACATCGTGAAGGACGTGCTGAACGGGATGT harbors:
- the pepN gene encoding aminopeptidase N; translation: MPAANLTRIEAEERAAIVSAPSYEVTLELRADGETFRTETFVRFSAVEGASTFIEACTEAVHEIVLNGRSLDPASASDGTRIRLEGLAADNELRVVADARYTNTGEGLHRFIDPVDGEAYLYTEFAVAEANRVFAVFDQPDLKASFRFTVTAPERWLVLSNAPTPEPAPGSSPATTTWSFESGPVISSYIVALIAGPYASWRATAQSRDGRSIPLGVFTRASLARYAEPDVMFEAVQAGLAFYEDAFGVPYPYGKYDQIFVPEYNWGAMENVGAVTFNESYLFRARVSDARREQRAIVVLHELSHMWFGNSVTMKWWNDLWLNESFATWASTLATSQVTEFTGVWATFASDEKTHAAEQDQLPSTHPIVAEIADLADVEVNFDAITYDKGASVLKQLVAWVGLDAFQRGVGAYLTAHAGGNATLRDLLDELERASGRDLTRWSELWLETAGVNTMRAVVERDAAGTIIAARIEQTASAGHPTLRPHRMAIGCYELGDDGLTRTHRIELDVDGAATEVPELVGRRHPDLLLVNDDDLTYAKVRLDERSFANATEHLATIADPVARAVILGSAWDAVRDAELSSSEFVRLVVGSIGHETQSAARGLALSRLELALSRYLAEEHRERIAAETGDALWALAELAPAGSDAQLQFVKAFTRIAATAAHADVLGSLLDGSIKLAGLGIDLDLRWELVIARATLGAASDEEIADALARDDTAKGRQLAETARAARPDQAVKDAAWRRVATDTSLSNDLARAIAEGWRRTTAPELLAGTAVEYFSMLQSVWASRSFTMASLVVSRLFPAPLVSNELAAMARDWLATNTEPAPLHRLVSEQLAELERALAAQARDASELSVAAQ